One Vanrija pseudolonga chromosome 5, complete sequence genomic window, CTTCTTCCTTCCGCTGTACGCCCAGTCGATGCACCTGAGCGGTACCACTGGCGCGGCCTTGGTATGCGTGTTCAACTTCTCGTCTGCCATCGGGCGCATCCTCACAGGCTTCCTGTCTGACCGGCTGCTCGGACCGCTCAACACGCTCTTCGCCGTGCTCTTCGTCACCTGCCTCTCACTGCTGGTCCTATGGCCTAGCTCAGTGTCCCTCGCCCCACTTATCATCTTTGTGCTCGTCAACGGCGCAAGCAGCGGCGGCTTCTTCGCCATCATGCCCACCGTCGTCAACAACGTCATGGGCTCGCAGCGCATGACTGTTGCCTTCGGCATGATCGTCACGGGCTGGGGCGGAGGGTACCTCATGGGTGCGCCAATTGCCGGATACTTGCTCGCTGCGTATGGCGGCGAAGCGCGAGGCATTGCGGCGTACCGCCCAGCCGTGTTCTGGGCTGGAGGGATGGCTGCGGgtgccgcgctcctcgtcgccttcctGCGCTGGCGTAAGAGTCCTCACTTGATGATCAACATGTAGTCGTAGGTATAGTTGATAGGCATACTCGTGCATAGGCATATCTTCTTACAGGCTCCATTCATGTTCGAATCGAACTCGACTAGCTTCTCTCGACTAACTGTTAACTACATGTACGTAGACTTAGATGGGGCGCCACTCCTTAGGCGACAGGGGCCTTCTTCGGCGCGACGCTACCGTCGGCTGTACGACGGTATGCGTCATCACCCTGCCCAGAGACTTAGGGAGTGATGGAGAACGCGGGCGAGCGCCATGCCTGTCCCGAAtgcgccttcttctccgcGACGTCAATCTTCTCGACAAGCGAGTGCTTGGGGTCCTGTACGAGATCGGGCAGGACCGACTCCTCCTTCTTAGCAACCAGGTGGAAGCCACCACCAGCTGCAGCGCCGTCGTTGACGTTGGCATGCACGCCGGCCGCGTtggccttgacgtcgacTGCATCGGcagccttctcggcctcggccttcttgcgctGGTACAGCTTCTTGATAGCCTCGGTGCGCGTcacatcgtcgtcgttcttgctctcgtcgagcgcggcgcggatctgcaccagctcctcgtcgacgtacTCCAGACCCGAGCGAATACCCGCCTCGATGCCCTTCGCGATGGCCTTCTTGATCGCGCCGGTGGCCACGACCTTGATAAACTTGTACAGCAGGTCGTGCTTGGCGTCGCGGATCTTGAAGCTCAGCTCGTCGATCGACGTCTTGACCGAGCGGACCTTGAACACCGTGTCCTTCCTGTTCTCGATCGTCTCGATCTCAATGTCCACCGAGATACCGTTGCGGGCAAGGACCACGTCGGCGATACCGCTGTCGCTCATCCTCGGGaagcccttcttcttgcggAACGCAAACCGGAGGTTGCGGATATCCGCCTGGATCTGGGAGAGGCCGATGCGGAAGCGGTGGTGCGACTTGTCCTTGATCGAGTTGAATGGCGAGAAGCTAAAGTAGTTGTGGTTCTCGATCGTGACAATGTTGGGGAACAGGTTGGGGCCAGAGAGGACGAGGTTCTCGATAACGAGGTCGATCTTCTCGTCAGTGTACTCGGCACGCGGGATGGGGAAGTATCCAACGTGGCTGATGATGGCAGGCAGGATCTGGTGACGAATGTCGTTCCACAGGTGCGGCTTGAGAgcgagcttgccgtccttgtcgtaAGCAATGTCCTTGGTGAGGCGCTTCCAGTCGTCGGCAAACTGGCGGTTGAGCGGGTCCTCGTGGAAGCCCTTGGTGAAAGTGACAATGCTGTTCCACAGTTGGTCCCAGTTGTCCTTGTACTTGCCCGTCTCGAAGAATGCGCGGgcgcgcttctcgagctggcggccctcctcggctgCTTCGTCTTCCATCACGTAGCCGggctcgagcagcacgtTGTTGACGTACTGGTCGACGTCCTGCCAGAACTTCTTGAGCTCAGGGTCGTTCTTGGCGTCGACGTAGAGGTTGTCGATGGCCTTGCGCGTAGGCTCGATGCTGTTGCCGTTCGCGAAGCGCTCGAGAACCGTGGCAAACTTGCTGAACACGCTCTTAAccggcgcgcccgtcgcgTCAGAGTGCTGGACCTCGTTCTTGatgtcgcgctcggcacgtGCCTCGTACTTGTgccccgcctcgagcagccACGACATGGCATCGTTGTAGtcctggtgctgctgcacctcgtAGAGCACCTTCTTGAGGCGGTAAATGAACTGCTCTTTGCGCTCCTCGgggaactcgtcgtcgataatgtccttggcgtcgctCTTAAAGTGTTCGAACTGACGCTGagccttctcgcgctcctcggcaggCACGGCGTTGTTGAACTTGTCCTTGAGCCCACCGCGGCTGttgaccgcgtcgtcggcggcattcgcggcgccgtcgcggcgcacccgggtgtcggcctcgttggcggccgcgcgcgcctgaccctcgacctggcgcgctccatcggcgagctcgccagacgacggcaagctctTGTGGTACGGCACGCTGCTGTCCTTCACGCCCTGTGTACCCGAGCCGGTGTAGCCTGCTTGCGTGGGACCACCCTGGGCATACTGCTGCGCCgcatcctcgaccttggccttctcctgGCGGtaggcgtcggcgacctggccGGCAGACGACGTATGGCCTTCACCATCGCGGACGTGTGCGTCCCGGAGGTGGTCCTTGGGGTTGTAGCTGACCTTGCCGCCATCGGGGAGGTTGACATCGAGGTGCGGTGTCTCGTTCAGACCCGTCTTGGTGCCATCTGGGGCGATCCATGTGTTCTTCTCCGCCGCCTTGTCGACGTTGGCCATCTCGTCCTTTGATGGGCGGGCGGCATCCGCGGCCTTGgtggcggcgttggcgaaGAGGTCAcggccgagcaggccaaggtccttgaggagcttgcgCACCTCGCCGTTGGTCGCAAAGAGAGTGAAGAGAACACGGAGGTGCTTGCctgcctcgtcggcatccgacttgagctccttcttctcggccttgcgcttggcaGCACCCTTTGTGTCGGGGTGCAGGTcaaggttgccgaggtcCTCCGACTCCCAGATCGCCTCCTGGACCAGCTCGTCCGAGTTGTTGCGCTTCACCATCTCCAGCATTGTGCCGATGATGTCGCGAACATCCGAGATGAGCTCCTGGCCGTCTTCTGACAGCTTGTTGACGTCGACAAACGAGTGGCCCTTGGCATACTGCAGTGCCGACTCGATCTGCTTGTTGTCGGGAAGCTTGCTGCGCCCGTTAGCTCTCAACTCGTAGCTGGTGCTCACCCATCGCGGAAGGCTTCGATGACGCCAAAGAAGTCGACTTTGCGGTTAATGTCTGCCTCGAGTTCGCGTTTGTCCGTGCGGACATTCACGGACCCGGACGTCGGGTGTGCGCTGATCTCGCTGTGTGTTTGCACTGAACGGGCTGTCAGTTCATTCCCAACTGGGGACTGGGAGGGACGGTGCAAAGAGGTAGCCAGACTCTCGCTGTGGCAGGAGACGCCCCGggcacccccaccaccagcgccgagTGAATGCCCTCCTCTCCGCCACACACTCACTTGTGTGTTTCCTATCAGTTTCACTACGTCCCTCAGAAGTGTGTCTCTGAGCAATATGGACAAAAGCGGTTGTTGGGGATGAAGGTACGACGAAGCGAGCATCTTAAATCCAGCGGGGGTGTGACCGCCGACCCGTGGGGACTGTTGCAGCTGTCGCTAtgcgtcgtgctcgagagTGCGTACAGTGTAGAACAGAGCCAAGCTGGCGATACGCAACGTGTGGGAGCAGAGGTGTTTGCTGGAGTCGTCCATGATGTCATTCCTGGCAACCTTGCAAGCGACGTCATGAAACTCGTACAAACCCCTCCGGCAACCCCTCCCTCTCTCGAGCTGCCCAACGTACACAACAAGTCTGAACCAAAGCACGCCTCCCTCGCTCATCATCCCTGGACATTCCTTGACCACTAAGGTGGACCAGCAGAGGATCAGAGGACACCTTGTGCCTCGACTGCGCACAAGTGACCCGCTCCACAGTGGGCAGCACCCAAGGCAGTACCAAGGTCATTTCGATCCCGGTCAGCCGCTCCACGCCTTGGCACTCCGACACACCGCTGCGTGCTCGGTGCTTGCCGAAGACATGCCGAGCCATGGCCCCGCTCAGCCGCAGTGAAGCTTCGGCGTGGTGACGTATCGTCGGACCATGAGGTGGTGCACCGGCGATGACGCGTTGGATACTTAGTGTGGACCATGGGCTAGCATCCttcggccgcggcgtggctgCCCTACGTAGTGCTGCTCCGCGTGGTCCGGATTACCCGGGGCTACAAGGGGGCCATCCTTAAAGCTGACAGCAACCTTTGACTCTGAAGCCACCTTGTCACGGCTTCGAATGGTGAGTTGGAGCCAGACGGTCGGGCATTCAGATCAAGCGCCGATGGCCGGTGGTCCACAAGGACAACCTCCTGCAGCATGGTACAAGGAGTCCACACCCTCCCCTACCACTGGCTGACTGCCTCTTGACTGACATCTCTCATTCATTTCTGGTGCTATTGAGCCCGGTGGACGTCTATGGATCGATCCGTTTCGTGATTATTAAGTGAGCCTCACACCCCGAGGTCGTGCCTAGACACGAACCTCCTTGAGGTCCTGAGTGGAGGAAGTCTGCGACTGGGTGTTGCGAAGAGCAAGGGGGTCGCGCTTGCCAAAGTGAACACGGCCAACAGCGTagagggcggcgaggacagcggcaacggcggcaagagTGACACCGGCGCCGATACCaccgccagcggcagcggagAGGCCATCCTTGCTGGtggaagaagacgacgccgaggcgccgcccGAAGACGAGCCACCGTTGACGTTGGACGAGGTGTTGATGTTGGGGTCATCCTTGTGGGGGTTGGTGCCCTGGGTGCCGACCTCGAACGCGTTGAGCTTCATGCTGTCGTCCGAGGAGGCGACATTGAGGGTCGACGTGTAGTTGCCGCAGACGTACTCGGACTGGGCCTTGAAGCCGGCCGTCTCGACAAGCGACACATCGGCACAGTGGTAGTTGTAgcccttctcgccgtccAGCTGGTAGATGAGAAGCAGGGTGGCGTCGTCTCCCGCCTTGAAGCCCATCTGGCCAAAGTCGGGGCCCTTGGTGCAGAAGTGGCCGGCACCAATGTTGGTGATGGTCTGGGTGTAGGACGAGAAGGCGTGGAAGCGAGTGGGGTCCGAGTCCTTGGTGTAGAGGATGTTGAGGTTGTCAATGTTGGTCTTCTGCGAGAGGGCAacgtcaccgccgcctgAGTGTGTGAGCGAGGCATCATCCAACACTGCCGATGCCACTTACTCAGAGGGAAGGGGGTACGCTTGCCAACGGGGACACCACCGCAAGgagcctccttggccttcgaGGCAATGAAGCCACGCGAGGCGGGGAAAGCAAAGCTGACAGGCGATCCCTTGCCGTCAAAGTCCATGATGGAGGCACGGGG contains:
- the SPAC32A11.02c_0 gene encoding putative protein produces the protein MLASSYLHPQQPLFETDRKHTMQTHSEISAHPTSGSVNVRTDKRELEADINRKVDFFGVIEAFRDGKLPDNKQIESALQYAKGHSFVDVNKLSEDGQELISDVRDIIGTMLEMVKRNNSDELVQEAIWESEDLGNLDLHPDTKGAAKRKAEKKELKSDADEAGKHLRVLFTLFATNGEVRKLLKDLGLLGRDLFANAATKAADAARPSKDEMANVDKAAEKNTWIAPDGTKTGLNETPHLDVNLPDGGKVSYNPKDHLRDAHVRDGEGHTSSAGQVADAYRQEKAKVEDAAQQYAQGGPTQAGYTGSGTQGVKDSSVPYHKSLPSSGELADGARQVEGQARAAANEADTRVRRDGAANAADDAVNSRGGLKDKFNNAVPAEEREKAQRQFEHFKSDAKDIIDDEFPEERKEQFIYRLKKVLYEVQQHQDYNDAMSWLLEAGHKYEARAERDIKNEVQHSDATGAPVKSVFSKFATVLERFANGNSIEPTRKAIDNLYVDAKNDPELKKFWQDVDQYVNNVLLEPGYVMEDEAAEEGRQLEKRARAFFETGKYKDNWDQLWNSIVTFTKGFHEDPLNRQFADDWKRLTKDIAYDKDGKLALKPHLWNDIRHQILPAIISHVGYFPIPRAEYTDEKIDLVIENLVLSGPNLFPNIVTIENHNYFSFSPFNSIKDKSHHRFRIGLSQIQADIRNLRFAFRKKKGFPRMSDSGIADVVLARNGISVDIEIETIENRKDTVFKVRSVKTSIDELSFKIRDAKHDLLYKFIKVVATGAIKKAIAKGIEAGIRSGLEYVDEELVQIRAALDESKNDDDVTRTEAIKKLYQRKKAEAEKAADAVDVKANAAGVHANVNDGAAAGGGFHLVAKKEESVLPDLVQDPKHSLVEKIDVAEKKAHSGQAWRSPAFSITP